A genomic window from Lotus japonicus ecotype B-129 chromosome 1, LjGifu_v1.2 includes:
- the LOC130730415 gene encoding uncharacterized protein LOC130730415 yields MTTKKASLICVEEEEEDCIEMEPTLPPSKFSYSIGSVPQKTEFQSQNKKKLKSSAGNEIVQNTNTPFGFVRSRSLFQSRSFRDEKPHGYRFQWFNKIDEMCIDLPKEHWSNKPKQSKQSKQSKQSKQFWLAQRFNDSRAFIKSLFTSTGCSEKSSAIAANKAVNDKPMCQQDYQSQNKNDAKRNSFEKFHDKPRRSCSVVTRRIDSDMVEDNRRRLSFSGVFQRHCAPKASSLSNTSSGSSSLSSSFSSFRRSFGMNSEGESSIEDAIAHCKQSQQRNGDDKALDDDDKNGSESASKVAGCGN; encoded by the coding sequence ATGACCACAAAAAAAGCCTCATTGATTTgtgtggaagaagaagaagaagactgcATTGAAATGGAACCAACTCTTCCTCCCTCCAAATTCTCCTATTCCATTGGCTCTGTCCCACAGAAAACAGAGTTTCAATCACAGAACAAGAAAAAGCTCAAAAGTTCAGCAGGTAATGAGATTGTTCAAAACACCAACACCCCCTTTGGCTTTGTTCGATCACGCTCACTGTTTCAAAGCAGAAGCTTTCGTGATGAAAAACCACATGGTTATCGATTTCAATGGTTCAATAAAATCGATGAAATGTGCATTGATCTTCCAAAGGAACATTGGTCCAACAAGCCAAAACAGAGCAAACAGAGCAAACAGAGTAAACAGAGCAAGCAATTCTGGCTGGCACAGAGGTTCAATGACTCACGAGCTTTCATCAAATCTCTGTTTACCAGCACTGGTTgctcagaaaagtcaagtgCTATTGCTGCAAACAAAGCAGTGAATGATAAACCAATGTGCCAGCAGGACTATCAGAGTCAGAACAAGAACGATGCTAAGAGAAACTCGTTTGAGAAATTTCATGATAAGCCTCGGAGATCCTGTTCTGTTGTCACAAGGAGAATTGACAGTGACATGGTTGAAGATAATCGCAGAAGGTTGTCTTTCTCGGGGGTGTTTCAACGGCATTGTGCTCCAAAGGCTTCATCTTTGTCAAACACTTCATCTGGGTCCTCTTCtttatcttcatctttttcGTCATTCAGGAGGAGTTTTGGTATGAATTCTGAGGGGGAAAGTTCAATTGAGGATGCTATTGCTCATTGTAAACAGTCACAGCAGAGGAATGGTGATGACAAAGctcttgatgatgatgataagaaTGGTTCTGAATCAGCTTCAAAGGTTGCAGGTTGTGGAAATTGA
- the LOC130724506 gene encoding uncharacterized protein LOC130724506 — translation MDYGHGPQSEPATPRSTLFLSSSGKALVVSNSNKSLVVSNSDKRLGTPRKKYVKQVTGRHNDTELHLAAQRGDAASIRQILGDIDALMTGTLSGAEFDAEVADIRSAIVNEVNELGETALFTAAEKGHLNVVKELLPYTTTEALSFKNRSAFDPLHIAASQGHQAIVQVLLDHDPELIKTFAQSNATPLVSAATRGHAGVVDLLLSRDPSQLEIARSNGKNALHLAARQGHVDVVRILLGKDPQLARRTDKKGQTALHMAVKGVSCEVVKLILAADAAIVMLPDRFGNTALHVATRKKRVEIVNELLLIPDTNVNALTRDHKTALDLAEALPISEEILEVKESLIRYGAVKANDLNQPRDELRKTMTQIKKDVYYQLEQTRKTNKNVSGIAKDLKKLHKAGINNATNSVTVVAVLFATVAFAALFTVPGGDDNTGRAVMVHTVSFKSFFLSNAIALFTSLAVVVVQITLVRGETKSEKRVVEVINKMMWLASVCTTVSYISASYIVVGRRSEWAAILVTVVGGITMGGVLGTMTYYVVKSKRSLRLRKKEKLLSRAGTNSWRLSETDSEAHQIYAISFQKKMKKQLTGLRGDSPLQSAIRDGNLELVMEIISQSQKDEELKELLSRTNNSGETALYVAAENGHLDIVKELIRYHDIGLASLKARNGFDAFHVAAKNGNLEILKVLMEAFPEISMTVDLSNTTALHTAAAQGHIHVVNFLLEKGYSLISIAKSNGKTVLHSAARNGHVEVIKAILSREPEIAMRIDKKGQTALHMAVKGQNLELVDELVTLTPSSVNMVDAKGNTALHIATRKSRLKIIQRLLDCSEIDTNVINKSGETALDIAERSSHLEITNSLQDHGAQNAKSIRSSSRNPALELKRTVSDIKSGVHNQLEHTFKTQRRMKGIAKRINKMHAEGLNNAINSNTVVAVLIATVAFAAIFTVPGQYPRNPEELAPGMSPGEANIAPNTEFLIFMIFDSTALFISLAVVVVQTSVVIIDRKTKKQMTAVINKLMWIACVLISVAFMAMSYIVVGDHKELAIAATVLGTVIMVATLGTLCYWVIAHRLEASRLRSQRTMTSSRQSFAMSMMSDHENEFKTVYAI, via the exons ATGGATTACGGCCATGGTCCCCAATCCGAACCCGCCACCCCAAGGTCCACcctctttctctcctcttcCGGCAAGGCTCTCGTCGTCTCCAACTCCAACAAATCCCTCGTCGTTTCCAATTCCGACAAGCGCCTCGGCACCCCTAGGAAGAAGTATGTCAAGCAGGTCACCGGCCGCCATAACGACACCGAGCTCCACCTCGCTGCACAGCGAGGTGACGCCGCATCCATCCGGCAGATCCTCGGCGATATTGATGCTCTCATGACGGGGACCCTCAGCGGTGCTGAGTTTGATGCTGAGGTCGCTGATATCAGGTCCGCTATTGTGAACGAGGTCAATGAGCTGGGCGAGACCGCTCTGTTCACCGCCGCTGAAAAGGGTCACCTCAATGTCGTCAAGGAGCTCCTCCCTTATACCACCACCGAAGCACTTTCCTTCAAAAACCGCTCTGCCTTTGATCCCCTGCACATTGCAGCTAGCCAAGGCCATCAAG CTATTGTGCAGGTGCTGCTGGACCATGACCCTGAGCTAATAAAGACGTTTGCGCAGTCAAATGCAACTCCTCTCGTCTCTGCGGCTACACGAGGACATGCGGGTGTTGTTGATCTGTTGCTGTCACGGGATCCTAGCCAGTTGGAGATAGCTAGATCCAATGGGAAGAATGCGCTCCATTTAGCTGCACGCCAAGGACATGTTGATGTTGTTAGGATATTGCTGGGGAAGGACCCGCAACTTGCTCGGAGGACTGATAAGAAAGGACAGACTGCACTTCACATGGCTGTCAAAGGTGTTAGCTGTGAAGTGGTGAAGCTGATTCTTGCTGCAGATGCTGCAATTGTCATGCTCCCTGATAGGTTTGGCAATACTGCATTGCATGTAGCCACCAGGAAGAAGAGGGTAGAG ATAGTGAATGAGCTGTTACTTATTCCCGACACTAATGTGAATGCCCTGACTAGAGACCACAAAACAGCTCTTGACCTTGCGGAAGCGCTTCCAATATCCGAAGAAATTTTGGAGGTTAAAGAGTCCCTTATTCGTTATGGTGCAGTTAAAGCCAATGATCTTAACCAGCCCAGGGATGAGCTAAGGAAAACCATGACACAGATTAAGAAAGATGTTTATTATCAGCTTGAACAAACTAGAAAAACAAACAAGAATGTGAGTGGGATTGCCAAAGACTTAAAAAAGTTGCACAAGGCTGGAATCAACAATGCTACCAACTCAGTAACGGTGGTAGCCGTGCTATTTGCAACGGTTGCATTTGCTGCACTTTTCACAGTTCCTGGTGGGGATGATAACACTGGAAGGGCTGTGATGGTACACACTGTGTCTTTCAAGTCTTTCTTCCTGTCTAATGCCATTGCACTTTTTACTTCATTGGCTGTGGTGGTAGTTCAAATCACACTTGTAAGAGGAGAGACAAAGTCGGAGAAGAGGGTTGTGGAGGTGATCAATAAGATGATGTGGTTAGCCTCTGTCTGCACCACAGTTTCATATATTTCTGCATCTTATATAGTAGTTGGCCGGCGCAGCGAGTGGGCTGCAATCCTTGTCACTGTTGTTGGGGGGATCACAATGGGTGGTGTTCTTGGTACCATGACATATTATGTGGTGAAATCCAAACGTTCCCTAAGGTTGAGGAAGAAAGAGAAGTTATTATCAAGGGCTGGAACAAACTCATGGCGTCTCTCGGAAACTGATTCAGAagctcatcaaatttatgccATTT CATTtcaaaagaagatgaagaaacagTTGACGGGTTTACGGGGGGATTCTCCCCTGCAATCAGCAATCCGGGATGGAAATTTAGAATTGGTGATGGAAATCATCTCTCAGAGTCAGAAAGATGAAGAGTTGAAAGAGTTGCTTTCCAGGACGAATAACTCTGGTGAAACTGCCTTGTATGTTGCAGCTGAAAATGGTCATCTTGATATAGTGAAGGAATTGATCAGATACCATGATATTGGTTTGGCCAGCTTGAAAGCTAGAAATGGATTTGATGCATTTCATGTTGCTGCTAAAAATGGAAACTTAG AGATATTGAAGGTCCTCATGGAGGCCTTTCCTGAAATTTCAATGACAGTTGATCTGTCAAACACTACTGCATTGCACACTGCTGCAGCACAAGGACATATCCATGTTGTAAATTTTCTCTTGGAGAAAGGTTACAGCCTGATAAGTATTGCAAAAAGCAATGGGAAAACTGTGTTGCATTCGGCTGCAAGAAACGGCCACGTGGAGGTCATCAAGGCCATTCTAAGCAGAGAGCCTGAAATTGCAATGAGAATTGATAAGAAGGGGCAGACAGCACTCCATATGGCAGTTAAAGGACAAAACCTTGAATTGGTGGATGAGCTTGTGACATTGACTCCATCTTCGGTTAATATGGTGGATGCCAAAGGAAACACTGCACTGCATATAGCAACCCGGAAGAGTCGTCTAAAG ATTATTCAGAGGTTACTAGATTGCAGTGAAATAGACACAAACGTTATCAATAAATCTGGAGAAACTGCTTTGGATATTGCAGAGAGAAGTAGTCACTTGGAAATTACCAACTCTCTACAAGATCATGGAGCTCAAAATGCTAAGTCCATCAGGTCATCTTCCAGAAACCCAGCCCTTGAACTCAAACGGACTGTGAGTGACATAAAAAGCGGGGTACATAACCAGCTGGAACACACATTTAAAACGCAAAGGCGTATGAAAGGCATAGCCAAGCGAATTAACAAGATGCATGCTGAGGGGCTTAACAATGCAATCAACTCCAATACCGTTGTTGCTGTCCTCATCGCAACAGTGGCTTTCGCTGCCATATTTACTGTCCCAGGCCAGTATCCTAGAAACCCAGAGGAACTCGCTCCTGGAATGTCTCCGGGAGAAGCAAACATTGCTCCGAATACCGAATTCTTGATATTCATGATCTTTGATTCTACTGCCTTATTCATATCATTGGCTGTTGTGGTTGTCCAAACATCTGTGGTTATTATAGACAGGAagacaaagaaacaaatgacagcAGTTATAAATAAGTTAATGTGGATAGCCTGTGTGCTAATTTCTGTGGCATTCATGGCAATGTCTTACATAGTTGTGGGGGATCACAAAGAGTTGGCTATTGCAGCCACAGTTCTAGGAACAGTGATTATGGTAGCTACTCTAGGAACACTCTGTTATTGGGTGATCGCCCACCGCCTTGAAGCATCCAGATTGAGAAGTCAACGGACAATGACAAGCAGCAGGCAGTCATTCGCTATGTCAATGATGTCAGATCATGAGAATGAGTTTAAGACAGTGTACGCTATATAA